A single Elaeis guineensis isolate ETL-2024a chromosome 15, EG11, whole genome shotgun sequence DNA region contains:
- the LOC140854045 gene encoding transcription factor MYB1-like, which yields MGRRPPCSQDGLNRGAWSSHEDKILADYVKVHGEGKWTDLPKRAGLKRGGKSCRLRWLNYLRPGIKRGNISHEEEDLIIRLHKLLGNRWSLIAGRLPGRTDNEIKNYWNTKLGKEVKAIPEKFNGEKAQSKSKERKAVASLKAKAPIELGKQSHPVIRPKAVRCTKVYIPPHRDDHKMADQNLEPHSNEHALESILEDVDPSNFFVDFDVEKLLSELYDDDFLQVCMDEPREDNSGVRGLDGRSMMLSPWSEISHHFHGAMPEEWRIGDGLQPNLAP from the exons ATGGGTAGAAGACCTCCTTGCTCTCAGGACGGACTCAATCGGGGCGCATGGTCTTCTCACGAGGATAAGATCCTCGCCGATTACGTTAAAGTCCACGGTGAAGGCAAATGGACAGACCTCCCAAAGAGAGCAG GTTTAAAACGTGGTGGTAAGAGTTGCCGGCTCCGCTGGTTGAACTACTTGAGGCCTGGCATCAAGAGAGGTAATATTTCCCATGAGGAGGAGGATCTCATCATCAGACTTCATAAACTCCTGGGCAACCG ATGGTCACTCATAGCAGGAAGATTGCCGGGTCGAACAGACAATGAAATCAAGAATTACTGGAACACAAAACTCGGCAAGGAGGTAAAGGCAATTCCCGAGAAATTTAATGGAGAAAAAGCTCAGAGTAAATCAAAAGAGAGGAAGGCAGTGGCAAGCCTGAAGGCGAAGGCACCTATAGAACTGGGTAAGCAATCTCATCCTGTCATCCGACCCAAGGCAGTGAGGTGCACCAAGGTATACATTCCACCACACCGAGATGATCATAAAATGGCCGACCAAAACTTGGAGCCTCATTCAAATGAGCATGCATTGGAATCGATACTTGAAGACGTCGACCCCTCAAATTTTTTTGTGGACTTTGACGTGGAAAAGCTTTTGTCCGAACTTTATGACGATGATTTCTTGCAAGTTTGCATGGATGAACCTCGAGAAGATAATAGTGGAGTTCGTGGCCTAGACGGACGCAGCATGATGCTATCACCCTGGTCTGAAATTTCGCATCATTTTCATGGAGCCATGCCAGAGGAATGGAGGATTGGGGATGGTCTTCAACCAAATCTCGCCCCATAG